A single genomic interval of Adhaeribacter pallidiroseus harbors:
- a CDS encoding efflux RND transporter permease subunit: MLKKFIDRPVLATVISVIMVLLGILGLYRLPLQQFPDIAPPAVQVVANYPGANAETVLRSVAPSLEESINGVENMTYMSSTASNDGSLIITVYFKLGTDPDQAAVDVQNRVAQATSQLPAEVIQQGITTSKQQNSLIMVVDMYSEDASTYDQTFLANYAQINIIPEIKRIPGVAQSIIFGGNKDYSMRVWLNPAQMATYQVTPQEVMAAIRDKNLEAAPGKFGESSAESFEYVIKYKGKLTQTSQYENIAIRSNADGSVLRLKDVARLEFGAFSYGNFTRVNGKPGINIAVQQLSGSNSNEIQIAVAELMAKASRDFPKNVKYLTLYNTKISLDLSIKQVQQTLLEAFILVFIVVFLFLQDWRSTLIPAIAVPVAIVGTFFFMQLFGFSINLLTLFALVLAIGIVVDDAIVVVEAVHAKMETKHLAPKAATVEAMSEITGALISITLVMSAVFLPVGFLEGSTGVFYRQFAYTLAIAIVISAVNALTLTPALTALFLKNNHASAVNGQTRKSFQARFFAGFNTGFEAFTQRYVGSIRFLLRTKWLALGGLVVVTLSTAWMMSRTPTGFIPSEDQGFIAISLTMPSGASLERTTKVMAQQEKLLGTMESKKYLMGLSGFNILTQSSSPSSGIAFVLLKPTEERGQVKDINAIMNEVRQKLSAIKGADFFVFTFPTVPGFSNVDALDLVLQDKTGGPLDKFSGISQNFIGELMKQPEIAFAFTAFKADYPQFELEVDEKKADQLGVKLKDVLETMQAYFGSAQASDFNRFGKYYRVLVQADKQNRSDPSAIDQVFVKNNTGEMVPLNTLVKLNRVYGSENASRYNLFNSIQINAIPKPGFSSGDAIGAIRRVAEKQLPNGYAYEFSGQTREEISSGGQSAIVFILCLIFVYFLLSAQYESYLLPFSVILSIPTGIFGVFAAIGLTGITNNIYVQVALIMLVGLLAKNAILIVEFALQRRQAGLSLVKAALEASRLRLRPIIMTSLAFIVGLIPMMFASGPSAQGNHSISIGAAGGMLSGVILGLLIIPVLFVLFQHLQEKITGKPLTILPEQTKEHIKLGSLQTVKN; encoded by the coding sequence ATGCTTAAAAAATTTATTGACCGACCTGTTTTAGCTACCGTAATCTCGGTAATTATGGTGCTATTGGGTATTCTGGGATTATACCGGTTACCCCTGCAGCAGTTCCCCGACATCGCCCCACCGGCCGTGCAGGTAGTCGCGAATTACCCGGGGGCCAACGCGGAAACCGTATTACGTTCCGTGGCGCCTTCGCTGGAAGAATCGATCAACGGGGTGGAAAACATGACCTACATGAGTTCTACCGCCAGCAACGATGGTTCGCTCATCATCACGGTTTATTTTAAACTCGGCACCGACCCCGACCAGGCCGCCGTGGACGTGCAAAACCGGGTAGCGCAAGCTACCAGTCAATTGCCCGCCGAGGTGATTCAACAAGGTATTACCACTTCCAAGCAGCAAAACAGCTTAATTATGGTGGTAGATATGTATTCGGAAGATGCCAGTACCTACGACCAGACATTTCTGGCCAACTACGCCCAAATCAACATTATTCCGGAAATTAAGCGGATTCCCGGCGTAGCCCAATCTATAATATTTGGAGGTAATAAAGATTACTCCATGCGCGTGTGGTTGAACCCGGCCCAAATGGCTACTTACCAGGTAACGCCGCAGGAAGTAATGGCCGCCATCCGGGATAAAAACCTGGAAGCCGCTCCCGGCAAGTTCGGGGAAAGCAGCGCAGAATCGTTTGAATACGTGATTAAGTACAAAGGCAAATTAACCCAAACCAGCCAATACGAAAACATTGCCATCCGGTCGAATGCCGATGGTTCGGTGTTGCGTTTGAAAGATGTAGCCCGCCTGGAATTTGGGGCTTTTAGTTACGGTAATTTTACCCGCGTGAATGGCAAGCCCGGAATCAACATCGCGGTGCAGCAATTATCGGGTTCTAACTCCAACGAAATCCAAATTGCCGTAGCCGAGCTAATGGCAAAAGCTTCCCGCGATTTTCCAAAAAATGTAAAATACCTGACACTCTACAATACTAAAATTTCGCTGGACTTATCTATTAAGCAAGTACAGCAAACTTTGCTGGAAGCTTTTATTCTGGTATTTATCGTGGTTTTCCTGTTTCTGCAGGATTGGCGTTCTACGTTAATTCCGGCCATTGCGGTGCCGGTGGCTATTGTGGGTACCTTCTTTTTTATGCAGCTATTCGGCTTCTCCATTAACCTGCTCACCTTGTTTGCTTTGGTACTGGCCATCGGGATTGTAGTGGACGACGCCATTGTGGTGGTGGAGGCCGTGCACGCCAAAATGGAAACGAAACACCTGGCCCCGAAAGCCGCCACTGTGGAAGCTATGTCGGAAATTACCGGCGCGCTTATTTCCATTACCCTGGTGATGTCGGCGGTATTTTTACCGGTTGGTTTCCTGGAAGGTTCGACGGGCGTATTCTACCGGCAGTTTGCCTACACCCTGGCCATTGCCATTGTGATTTCGGCAGTAAATGCTTTAACGCTTACGCCGGCGTTAACGGCTCTTTTTTTAAAAAATAATCATGCTAGTGCCGTAAATGGGCAAACACGAAAGAGTTTTCAAGCGCGGTTCTTTGCCGGTTTTAACACGGGCTTTGAGGCGTTTACGCAACGGTACGTGGGCAGCATCCGGTTTTTACTGCGCACCAAATGGCTGGCTCTGGGCGGTTTGGTGGTGGTTACCCTGAGCACCGCCTGGATGATGAGCCGCACCCCGACCGGCTTTATTCCTTCCGAAGACCAGGGCTTTATTGCGATTTCCTTAACCATGCCTTCGGGCGCTTCCTTGGAGCGCACTACCAAAGTAATGGCGCAACAAGAAAAGTTACTGGGCACGATGGAATCTAAAAAATACCTGATGGGCTTATCCGGATTTAATATTCTGACGCAATCTTCGAGTCCATCATCCGGTATTGCCTTCGTGTTATTAAAACCGACCGAGGAAAGAGGACAAGTAAAAGATATTAATGCGATTATGAATGAAGTACGGCAAAAACTTTCCGCCATTAAAGGAGCCGATTTTTTCGTCTTTACCTTCCCTACGGTGCCGGGTTTTAGCAACGTAGACGCCTTGGACTTGGTGTTGCAAGACAAGACCGGCGGCCCCTTGGATAAGTTTAGCGGTATTTCTCAGAATTTTATTGGCGAGTTAATGAAACAACCCGAAATCGCGTTTGCCTTTACGGCTTTTAAAGCGGATTATCCGCAGTTTGAACTGGAAGTGGACGAAAAGAAAGCCGACCAGTTAGGCGTAAAACTGAAAGATGTTCTGGAAACCATGCAGGCTTATTTTGGCAGCGCCCAGGCTTCGGATTTTAACCGCTTCGGGAAGTATTACCGGGTACTGGTACAAGCCGATAAACAAAACCGGTCTGATCCTTCGGCGATTGACCAGGTTTTTGTAAAAAATAATACCGGCGAGATGGTACCGCTGAATACTTTGGTGAAATTAAACCGGGTGTATGGTTCCGAAAATGCTTCGCGCTATAATTTATTTAATTCTATTCAGATAAACGCTATACCAAAACCCGGCTTCAGCTCTGGCGATGCCATTGGCGCCATCCGGCGAGTAGCCGAAAAGCAATTACCGAACGGCTATGCCTATGAATTTTCGGGACAGACCCGCGAAGAGATTTCCTCGGGCGGGCAATCCGCGATCGTGTTTATTCTGTGTCTTATTTTTGTGTACTTCTTGCTTTCGGCCCAATACGAAAGTTACCTCTTACCTTTTTCCGTAATACTTTCCATCCCGACCGGTATATTCGGCGTATTTGCGGCTATCGGGTTAACCGGAATTACCAACAACATTTACGTACAGGTAGCCTTAATTATGCTCGTGGGTTTACTGGCTAAAAACGCCATCTTGATTGTAGAATTTGCCTTACAGCGGCGACAGGCCGGCTTATCCTTAGTAAAAGCGGCCCTGGAAGCCAGCCGTTTACGATTGCGGCCCATTATTATGACATCCTTGGCCTTTATCGTGGGTTTGATTCCGATGATGTTTGCCTCCGGGCCCTCGGCGCAAGGTAACCACTCCATTAGTATCGGCGCGGCGGGCGGTATGCTTTCCGGGGTTATTCTGGGCTTATTAATTATTCCGGTATTGTTTGTCTTGTTCCAGCATTTGCAGGAAAAAATTACCGGCAAACCCCTTACCATCTTACCCGAACAAACCAAGGAACACATAAAGCTCGGCTCATTACAAACAGTTAAAAATTAA